The genomic DNA TAAACAGGTAATATTGTAACGCTTTATCTGGATAAAAATGCGGGCAAATAGACGCTATCCGGCATTTTCATTGAATCAGGAATTTAATCCAGAAATAAAAAAAGCCCTCGCAAGGAGAGCTTTTTTGTCATGTCACTCGATTCAATCGATCTTACTTCGCTGCGTCACCCCAAGCCGGAACAACAGCTTGCATTAAAGGCTTAAGCATTTTCATAGAGCAAGCAAGTACTTGACCATTTTCCATAGAATCGGCACCACCACGTGCATCCACTACAGTACCACCCGCTTCTTTCACGATGAGCTCGCCTGCAGCGATATCCCACGGTTTCAGACCCAGTTCAAAATAACCATCCAAACGGCCTGCAGCAACATAAGCCAAATCTAATGCAGCAGAACCTGCACGACGGTATTGTGCACCCGCTTCAGTCACGTTCAATAATGACTCAAAATGGTTTTTTGCATAAGAGATCACTTCACCGTTACGTTTAGCACGGTAAGCATGACCTACGGCAAGGAAAGTATTTTGCAGGCTGTCTTTGACATTTACGCGAATACGGCGTTGATTCAACATGGCACCGCGACCACGACTGGCAGAGAATAACTCATCTTTTACAGGGTCATAAATCACGCCGTGTTGAGTCACACCTTTGTGCTGAACAGCAATAGAAATACAGAAATGCGGGAAACCGTTAATGAAGTTTAAAGTTCCATCAAGCGGGTCGATCACCCAGCACCATTCGGCGTCGTGACCTTTACCTTCTTGCAGACCAAACTCTTCACCAAGGAAGCTGTGGTTTTTATAGCTTTTACGTAGCGTATCGATAGTCAATTGTTCCAAATAACGGTCTACACGCGTTACCGGACCATCAATCCCTTTTTCTTCGACTTGTAGATCGAGTTTATGACGATTTTGATGCGCTTTTAAAAGCTCTTGACCAACTAATTGAGCCGCACGCGCAGCCATCACCACCATAGGTTCCATTGAACACCCACTACAAATTTGAAGATATTGATAAAGAATAATGCATAAAAGCCCTCACATTTTAACAAATACGAGGGCTTTTAGGGAAAAAATGTTTCTAAAATTTTTTAAATTGATCAGGACACCGACTGCACAAGCTTTGACCAGGCCAATTCAACTGATTTTTCAATTCCTTTGGCATCCAGCCCGGCTTGTTGCAACATCTGTGCATGTGAAGCCTGGTGCATGAAGATGTCTGCCAGCCCCAAATTCAAGATTGGTTTTACAATTTGTGCCTGCGCCAAATACTCGTTTACCGCACTGCCTGCGCCTGCCATCACGGCATGTTCTTCAACAGTGACAAATAGACTGGTTGTCGCAGCAAGCTGTTCAATAATCTGCTCATCCAGCGGTTTAACGAAGCGCATATTCACCACACGCACCCCCACCTCATGACTAGCGGCGAGTGTTTGTGCTGCTTCTACCGCGACACTGACACGGCTACCGAATGCCAGAATGCTGATCTGCTCTTCTTGAAATTCATTAAAACTGGCCACAATTTCTGCTTTACCAATCTCCAAAGCCGTCATTTGTTGCTGAATTTCAACCCCTACACCATTGCCACGCGGGTAACGTACCGCCGCTGGACCATTGTATAAATAAGCGGTATGCAGCATCTGACGACATTCATTTTCATCTTTAGGCGCCATAATGACCATATTAGGTACAGTACGCATAAAGGCATAGTCATAAGCACCGGCATGGGTTGGGCCATCTTCACCCACCAGCCCGGCACGGTCGATGCCAAAAGTGACATCCAGATTTTGCAAGGCCACATCATGAATCAGCTGATCATAACCGCGTTGCAGAAAAGTCGAATAAATCGCTACCACCGGTTTTAAGCCCTCACAGGCCATCCCTGCCGCCAAGGTCACGGCATGCTGTTCGGCAATCGCCACATCAAAAAAGCGTTCCGGGAACTGTTTGGCAAACTGCACCATGCCCGAACCTTCACACATAGCCGGCGTAATCGCCAGCAAACGCTGATCTTGGGTAGCTTCATCACAGAGCCATTGTCCAAACACATCGGAATATTTCGGTGCTGCATTGCTTGAAGATACAGTATTTAATTTACTGATGGCATGGTATTTAATCTGATCGGCTTCCGCAGGCGCAAATCCTTTACCCTTTTTGGTATAGACATGAATTAAACGCGGACCTTTACGTTTTTTTAGGGCATTAAATACCTGTACCAATTGATTGACATCATGGCCGTCAAATGGGCCAAAATAGTCAAAACCAATGGCTTTAAACAGATTATCTGCAGCTTCAGTGGCAGCACAGTGCAAACGAGAATTGTAAGTCCATTCCGGATGCGGCTGGATATATGCATCACCCTCATCAGTAACATTCACCGATTCGCCACGTTCCCAGATAGCTGCCAAATGTTTGGCAAATCCACCGGTACTGCACGAAATAGACATGTCATTGTCATTCAGTACCACGATTAAATCTGCATCATGTGCAACGGCATCATTCATGGCTTCAAAGGCCATACCGGCCGTCATGGCACCATCTCCAATGATCGACACCACTTCACACGGATCGTTCTGATAACGGCGTGCCAGTGCCATGCCCAATCCCGCAGAAATAGCTGTTGAAGAATGTCCCACGCCAAAAGTATCGAATATCGATTCTTCACGTGCAGGAAAAGCAGCCAAACCGTCTTTGGCACGAATGGTGGTCAACTGTTCACGGCGACCAGTCAAAGCTTTATGCGGATAGGCCTGATGACCCACATCCCAGATCAGACGGTCATGCGGCGTATTAAAACAATAGTGCAAAGCCACAGTGAGTTCGATCACTCCCAGGTTAGCACCAAAGTGTCCACCGCTTTGTCCTGCTGCATACAAAATGTACTGACGTAACTCATCTGCCACTTGTTCTAGTTGGCTGCGCTCGAGCAATCGTAATTGTTGCGGATGATCAATCGCATTCAGCAACGGAGTTACAGGTCGGTGAGTCGGTATTTCTGTATACAACATAAATGGCGAAGCCTTCTAAAGCCTGGCAAATCCTAAGCTAGGTCAATGGGTTTATTCGAGCATAATGATCGAATTGTATCACCTTTAAATCAGCCACATTTCTAGCGATGCAGTTTAGAGGCAAATCTCTACACTGGGTGTTTGTTCATGAGCGAGATTATCCTGAATAATCTTACTATTTATCAACCATTATCGTTCGCTTTATACAAAAAAGAAAATCTTCTGCATAAATTCATCTTTACAATTCAACTAATGTCCAATCATTCAGCTATACTTTAGCTAATTAATAAACTATTTAACGAGTTAAGCAGTGCCCATAGAATTTGTCGCGACTTCAAGATTACCAACCGCTTTTGGTGAATTTAAAATCACGGTATTTCAAGATCCTAAAACGGGTGAAGAACATGTAGCACTGTCTAAAGGTCTGGATATGCCGCCTGTCGGACCGGTATTGGTGAGAATACATTCTGAGTGTTTAACCGGTGATGCCTTTGCTTCACTGAAATGCGATTGCGGCCCGCAACTGCAAGCCACCCAGAAACTGATTAATGAAGTCGGTCAAGGCGTGATTCTGTATTTACGTCAGGAAGGTCGCGGTATTGGACTAACCAACAAGATTCGTGCCTATGCCCTGCAAGATCAGGGACACGATACGGTTGATGCCAACTTGATGCTGAACTTGCCCGCGGATGCACGACACTATGACATGTGTACCATCATGCTGGACCATTTACAGGTCAAGCAGGTTAAACTGATTACCAATAACCCTTCAAAGATTCAGGCACTACAAGAACTGGGCATTGATGTGGTTGACCGTGTGCCGCTCACTGTCGGTTTAAATCCTTTTAATGCCGAGTATTTAAAAACCAAACATGAACGCATGGCGCATATGTATAAGAAAGGCGATTTTTAAATCCCACTTATTTTATAAATCTCCCCGACTTTATACAAATCCACCCCAACCCTCCTTTGCTAAAGGAGGGAGTTGTCTTTTTTAAAAGGGAAGTTTGTAGGGATTTAAATCGTCATCGAAAAAATTCGATTCTCCGGAACGCGGCGTTTTAGGCGTAAATCAAAGGCCATACAGATATTACGCACAAAAGGCTTGCCTTGCTCAGTCACAGTAATGCCCTGCTCATCAATCTGTAACAACTGATCCTGCTGCATTTCTGCAAGTTGCCGCAAAACCTCGGGCAATTCAGGAAATTGCATCTCTTTTGATGCCCAAGATGTAGTAAAAGTACACATCAAGTTCAAGATATGTTTACGGATCATCAGGTCTTCTGTACTCAGCACATGGCCTTTGACCACCGGAATTTCATTTTGCTCCAGACGTGCATAGTAGTCTTCCAGTTTTTTTTCATTTTGCGCAAAGCTGTACCAGCTGTCGCTAATCGAAGAAATCCCCAAGCCAATCATCACTTGGGTTTTGGATGCGGTATAGCCCATAAAATTACGATGTAAAGTCCCCTGTTTAAAGGACTGGCACATACTGTCTTTTTCTAGAGCAAAATGATCCATACCAATTTCATGATAACCTTGCGCCAGTAGCTTATTTTTTCCTTCTTCATAGCACTGGCGTTTTATTTCATCTTTCGGTACATCAGCATCTTTAAAGCCACGCTGACCATTGCCCTTAATCCAGGGCACATGGGCATAGCTATAAAACGCCAAACGGTCCGGCCTTAACCGATTGGTTTGATCAATGGTATTCAGCACATCTTGCAAACTCTGAAAAGGTAGACCAAAAACCAGATCATGTGAAATGGACGTATAACCAATTTCACGTGCCCACTCCGTTACACGCTGTACATGTTCAAAAGGCTGCATCCGGTGGATGGCTTTTTGCACCGTTTCATTGTAGTCCTGAACTCCGTAACTGACCCGACGAAAGCCCAGATCATATAAGGCTTGCAGATGTTCACGGGTGGTATTGTTAGGATGCCCTTCAAAACTGAATTCATGCTCGGCAGCCACCTCTGCCTTTGCCAAGATGCCCTGAATTAACTGTTGTAAATGCTCAACCGAAAAGAAGGTCGGTGTGCCGCCGCCCAAATGAATTTCTTTAATTTTCGGCTTTGTTACCAGCAACTGGCAATACAAGTCCCATTCTTTCAGCACGGCCTGAATATAAGGCTGTTCCATCTCATGCTTTTTCGTGACACGTTTATGGCAGCCGCAAAAGGTACACAGGCTTTCACAAAATGGCAGATGGATATACAGACTGATGCCTTCACTTGAGTTGGATTCATCAAAGGAACGTTTTAAGCTCTGCTTCCACAGATCAAGCGAAAATGGCTCGGCTTCCCAATACGGCACCGTTGGATAACTGGTATAACGGGGTCCGGGTACATTATATTTTTGAATTAAAGAACGCGTCATCGTTGCTATCCACTCTCTACTGCAACAGCCGGTTATACTTATAACCGAACCCATATTTTGCATCACATATTCAACTCATTTTGCTGGGCTTGCTTATAGAATTCAACCTAGTGATCTAGTCGGGATATTTTTCAGCGATCACTTTGAATCAAAGTCTCAATAAAATGGATGGTATCTATTTCAATAAAAAACATGCTGCATAAAAATCCTTACTCTTTTATACAATTTATGCTTTGATGTATCTCAGTTTTCTTTTCCGCTATGAGGGCTTTGATGCAGCATCCTACATCTGCCGATATTCAACGCGTTCGCGAATTCCTGCTTGATCTGCAAAGCCGTATTTGCTCGGCACTTGAACAACAAGAACAACAAGGAGGCGGCACAGCTCAATTCGAAATTGATGACTGGCAGCGCCCTGAAGGCGGTGGCGGCCGTTCACGGGTCTTGCAAAAGGGCAGCGTCATTGAAAAAGGCGGAGTCATGTTCTCTCACATCAACATTGCTAAACTCCCCGCTTCTGCCACAGAACGCCATCCCCAAATTGCCGGTGCTAAAGCCCAGGCTATGGGTGTGTCTTTAGTGATTCATCCGAAGAATCCCAATGTGCCAACTTCACATGCCAACGTGCGCCTGTTTGTGGCCGAAAAAGAAGGTCAGGATCCAGTGTGGTGGTTTGGTGGCGGTTTCGACTTAACACCATTTTATCCAAATAATGAAGATGTCTTGGCGTGGCATCAAACTGCGCATGAGCTATGTGCACCATTTGGTGATACGGTGTATGCGGAACACAAAAAATGGTGTGATGATTATTTCTATTTAAAACATCGCGACGAACAGCGTGGTATTGGCGGCTTATTTTTTGATGATTTAAATCAGTGGGATTTTGAAACCTGCTTTCAATACATTCAAGCCGTCGGCAATGGTTATCTGGAAGCGATTGTTCCCATCTTTCAACGCAATCAGGATAAACCGTATAGCGAAGCACAGCGCGATTTCCAGCTTTACCGTCGTGGCCGTTATGTCGAATATAACCTGGTCTATGACCGGGGGACTTTGTTTGGTCTGCAAACCGGTGGTCGAATTGAATCGATTTTGGTCAGTATGCCCCCATTGGCAGCCTGGTCGTATCGTCCAGAATGGGAGGAAAATTCGCCTGAAAAATGCTTAACCGACTATTATCTCAAACCGCATGACTGGTTGACCGAACTTAAAAAATAATAAAGTTTTTATCCCTTTTTCACTACAGAAAAAGGGATTTTTCACTGAAATAACTTTTGAAAAAATCGACACTTAAAATATTTAAATAATTAAAATCAATATTTTAATTTAATTAAGATAATTAACCAGGCTATTAATGCAAGAAAAACCGACATATTTCCTTACAGCACTAGACACGAGTGTGTCACAAAAATCGTTTAGACTGGATCATGATATTCATGACCTATACTGATTTAATCAGCATGGATAAATACAAAAAAGTAGGCTTGAAGGAGAAACGATGCTCAACACAATGTTAAATAATAAGGTGATTTTATTTTGGTGTATTTTAACCCTGATCGTGTGTTCTATCACCATTACCTTGCTTTCACATAACACCCTTGCAGACAGCGTGTCGATTAGCTTTACCGTATTTGCAGGTTTTGCCCTATTTTTTACTGCAGCCATGTGGCTGGAAGATACCATTCGCGAAATTTGTAATCCTTAACAGGATTTAACTTTACCGCTTTAACGATTTCCCCCATTCTTCCTTCTTTGTCATTTTTCCTTTCCGTAGTGGCTTTAGCCTGCGGGAAAAATCACGTATATTGAATGCCATTTCCGCACACGGACCTTGTGAAATGAGCAAACAATTTGCCGTGATTGGCAATCCAATCGAACAATCACGTTCTCCAGAACTGCATCATGCTTTTGCTAAAAAAACTGGCATTAACCTGAGCTATAGCAAACGCCTTGCCCCACTGGATGGCTTTGCAGCCAATATCGAGGAGTTTTTTGCTCAGGGCGGTATGGGCATGAATGTGACCGTGCCCTTCAAAGAGCAAGCTTTTGCAGCCTGTGCCGTATTAACCGAACGTGCCAAAATTGCCAAGGCAGTCAATACCCTATGGATGCAGGATGGCAAGCTGTATGGCGACAATACTGATGGTCAAGGTCTGGTCGATGCCATCAAGGCCCTAGAGTGGAATTTAACCGATGCCGAAATTCTGATTATAGGTGCGGGCGGTGCAACCCGTGGTGTCATCTACCCCTTGGTACAGGCGGGTGCGAAAAAAATTGTCATCGCTAACCGGACTTTAGCCCGTGCAGAACAACTGGTTACCGATTTAAGACCTGCTGTGCCGCAAGCCACCCTTGAAGCCACTTCTTTAAATGATCTGGCTGGTCATTTTGAGATTGTCATTAATGCAACTTCGGCAAGTTTAACCGGTGATGCCTTGGTTTTACCTGAAGCTTTACAATTTGAGTATGCCTACGAAATGGCCTATGGCAAGCCATCCAGCTTTTTAGATCAAGCCAAAACCCGCGGTGTTCCGACCTCGGAAGGTTATGGCATGCTGGTTGGACAGGCGATTGAAGCTTTTTATATCTGGAACGGCATTAAACCTGAATTAAAAGACTTTCTTTAACTAACATTCATCAAAAGAACCTCAGGATGATCTGAGGTTCTTTTGAACCATCTTCCTGTTTATTTTACATATTTCTGCATATTTTCATACACTTCCATATATATTTCATAATTAATAACTTCAGCATGTTGAAGGGTCAGGTCTTGAATCGTTTTCTGACTTAATTTTCCATGCTTGCTGTCGATATAGCTTTGCCCCAAAATCTGCGCAGTTTCTTTGAGCACACGCGAGTCGGCGGCATTGTCCGGATATTCCTCCCGATATGCTTTCAGGTATTGCTGGGCAAAAATATGCTGTGGCTGCTTATACTGCTTCGCGGCTTGGTGCCAAGCTGCAGCGACCTTACCTTCGCCTACAGCACGCTCAGTTAAGGTATTAACATGGCTGCCTATAGCCCGGTTGAATTGGCTGTCATCCTCAAGATGATGTTTTTTCTGTAAGGCCTTAATGCGCTCAAGTTCTTTGCCTTTAGGATCATAATACTGTTCATCGCTAAACCAGTAGGCATACACCTCTGCCATTTCTTGCAAGGTTTGCGGACTAAGGTTTTTCACCCACTCACTTTGCTCTGCAGCCATATCGAGCAAAAATAAGGTTTGGTAGGTTTGACTGAACGACTGGGCTTGCTGATAGGTTTTATCGGCCAACAGATTCAACTCATCCTCATAGCTTAAGGTGGGTGCTTCGGCTTTAGTTCCTTCCATCACAGCAGCTGGCTGCTCCAGAGTTCGCCCTACATCTTTCACCCATTTTTCTAAAATTGAACCTTTGCTCACCTCTTGAATCGACTTGGCATCGCGCAATGCAGCACGGTCAATTTTGCTGGCTTGCCCATAATTAAATACACGCATATCGGCCTGTACATCAATTTTACCGTACTTTTCAGTAAGGAATTGCACAGCATAATCGACCTGTGCCGCACGTCCCTGAGCATCTAAACCGACATCTATTTGTATCGGGGTCTTTTTAGCTGGCGAACTTGCCGCCAGAACCTGACGAATTTCAGGCTGGTGCGTTGCCCACAGCTCAGCAAAATGCGCTGCATCTATAAACTGTTCAGAAACATACGGTGCAAAGACCAAGGCTAATTTTTCGTGTACCGAACGGTCCTTCGCTTCAACCGAAGCCGTGATCTGTACCGGTTCAACACGCTTAAAAGCATCTAATTCATAGGCAGAAACGCAGTAGGTTAAATCACCGACTTGGGCTGTTTTTGGCGTAGCAATTATACGCTGGCAGTCGTCTACTGTAAGAGTAATAGTTTCATCAGCAGTGTCTTGTTCTGTCGGGCTTTCATCATCCGTTTCTGTTTCTAGCGCTACATCCTCTTCGTCTACCAGTGAATCGGCTGAACCATAAAGTTTGTCGCTGACCAGTTCACGCAAAGCAAGTGTTGCACTGTAGGCTGTGCCGTCTTGAGCCACAGCATCAGCTTTACCTGCTTGCACAGGTGAAGCAGTATCTTCTACAGCCTGGGTTACAGCCTCTCCCTCCTGCTTTTCACTCCCGGCATCGCTCACTTTAGTAGCTGTGGTATAGCCCAGCACGGAGCGCTTTAAATACGGCTCATTCACCTGTTCAAATAGGGCCATTTGCAACATCAGTTCTTCCAAGGTGCTGCTAAAACGTATTTTTTCAATCAACTGACCGTTCTTCTCTGCAACGCTCAGTGGCAGGCTTTTGATTTGTCTAGCATCAGCCAAAATATATGGCAAGGCATTTACCGCTTTTAAATAATCAGCCAACTTCGCTACATTTACCCGTTCAAAATCAGCTTTATATTTCGAGAAATCAATATAGGCAAAGCTGTTTTGACTGTCTTTATTCACCAAATACGGCATCAAAGAAAAATAATTGGTATAAAATTTATATTCTTTAAAATTGACCACCATCGGTACTTTCATTTGCACCAGCAAGGTCGGCTTTTCATAACGGGCTGCCAAGTTTAAAGCAGCGGTCTTTTCTCGATAATGCACAGAACCATCATATTCAAATTGCGTATTATTGAGTAAATTCAATGCAAAAATATTGAATGAACTCAGCTTGTCCTCTGAAGCAAAACTGTCCGCATGCCCTTGCTGCTGTTTCGCCATAGCGGCATACAGGTTTTGTTTTTCAGTGCTGTTTAAACGGATATTTTGCGCTTTTAAATATTGATCTAAACGTTTTTTCAATGCCGGTTCAAATGCTATCGCCGGATTGACTTGTTGCTGTGCTTTTTGACGTCCTATGTCCGGACTAGACTGTACACTGAGCTTGCCCCGAAAATCATAACTGGATGTTTCAAACATCGCATTTAGACCATGAATCGCTCTTTGCTCTACAGTTGCCACCTGATTCGGATTGGTCTTTATGACATGCTGTGAACAGCCTGCGAAACTGAAACTACAAAGACAAAAAGTTAAATAACCTGAGTTCGACGAAATCTGCTTAGCCTTTTAGCATATTTTGGAAAGTTGGCTTATTGGGATTCAAACAATAAGCCACTACAGCAGCCATGATATTCACCATGAAGTTATTTACCGAACGATGACGTGAATGTTCAAGTTGATGTAAATTTTTTAATTGATCATTCACGGTTTCGATCAATCCTCTTCTGCAAAGTAATTGTTTTTCTTCTTCAGTTTGGATGGGTTTATTTTTCATATTCCGACGTGATGGGGTCAATATTTTCAGTCCTCTTGCTGCTAAAGTTTCGGCTTTTGCTTTGCTCAAATAGCCTTTGTCTCCGAGTAGGATTCCTTTTAATTCTTGAGTTAAAGATTCTAATATAGCAACATCATGAACATTTCCCGATGTCAGTTTGAGATTAATAATTTCACCTAAATTATTGATAACGATATGTAATTTAAAACCATAAAACCAACCCGTACTACTTTTTCCACGGCCGGCCAAGCCTTTAAATACACGATGCCTTTTAATCCGAAGATTATGGCAAACTACCAATTTAGTGGAGTCA from Acinetobacter sp. CS-2 includes the following:
- the ribA gene encoding GTP cyclohydrolase II; the encoded protein is MPIEFVATSRLPTAFGEFKITVFQDPKTGEEHVALSKGLDMPPVGPVLVRIHSECLTGDAFASLKCDCGPQLQATQKLINEVGQGVILYLRQEGRGIGLTNKIRAYALQDQGHDTVDANLMLNLPADARHYDMCTIMLDHLQVKQVKLITNNPSKIQALQELGIDVVDRVPLTVGLNPFNAEYLKTKHERMAHMYKKGDF
- a CDS encoding IS982 family transposase; the encoded protein is MDHITELFCILDDFCKTFNESLEKALISDQKSKLKKSALSLSEAMTIVILFHQSGFRFFKYFYCQMIVPFWKSAFPKLLSYNRFIEIMPRCLQALSSFFHQVKGKDTGISIIDSTKLVVCHNLRIKRHRVFKGLAGRGKSSTGWFYGFKLHIVINNLGEIINLKLTSGNVHDVAILESLTQELKGILLGDKGYLSKAKAETLAARGLKILTPSRRNMKNKPIQTEEEKQLLCRRGLIETVNDQLKNLHQLEHSRHRSVNNFMVNIMAAVVAYCLNPNKPTFQNMLKG
- the hemF gene encoding oxygen-dependent coproporphyrinogen oxidase, with product MQHPTSADIQRVREFLLDLQSRICSALEQQEQQGGGTAQFEIDDWQRPEGGGGRSRVLQKGSVIEKGGVMFSHINIAKLPASATERHPQIAGAKAQAMGVSLVIHPKNPNVPTSHANVRLFVAEKEGQDPVWWFGGGFDLTPFYPNNEDVLAWHQTAHELCAPFGDTVYAEHKKWCDDYFYLKHRDEQRGIGGLFFDDLNQWDFETCFQYIQAVGNGYLEAIVPIFQRNQDKPYSEAQRDFQLYRRGRYVEYNLVYDRGTLFGLQTGGRIESILVSMPPLAAWSYRPEWEENSPEKCLTDYYLKPHDWLTELKK
- a CDS encoding inositol monophosphatase family protein is translated as MEPMVVMAARAAQLVGQELLKAHQNRHKLDLQVEEKGIDGPVTRVDRYLEQLTIDTLRKSYKNHSFLGEEFGLQEGKGHDAEWCWVIDPLDGTLNFINGFPHFCISIAVQHKGVTQHGVIYDPVKDELFSASRGRGAMLNQRRIRVNVKDSLQNTFLAVGHAYRAKRNGEVISYAKNHFESLLNVTEAGAQYRRAGSAALDLAYVAAGRLDGYFELGLKPWDIAAGELIVKEAGGTVVDARGGADSMENGQVLACSMKMLKPLMQAVVPAWGDAAK
- the dxs gene encoding 1-deoxy-D-xylulose-5-phosphate synthase, which gives rise to MLYTEIPTHRPVTPLLNAIDHPQQLRLLERSQLEQVADELRQYILYAAGQSGGHFGANLGVIELTVALHYCFNTPHDRLIWDVGHQAYPHKALTGRREQLTTIRAKDGLAAFPAREESIFDTFGVGHSSTAISAGLGMALARRYQNDPCEVVSIIGDGAMTAGMAFEAMNDAVAHDADLIVVLNDNDMSISCSTGGFAKHLAAIWERGESVNVTDEGDAYIQPHPEWTYNSRLHCAATEAADNLFKAIGFDYFGPFDGHDVNQLVQVFNALKKRKGPRLIHVYTKKGKGFAPAEADQIKYHAISKLNTVSSSNAAPKYSDVFGQWLCDEATQDQRLLAITPAMCEGSGMVQFAKQFPERFFDVAIAEQHAVTLAAGMACEGLKPVVAIYSTFLQRGYDQLIHDVALQNLDVTFGIDRAGLVGEDGPTHAGAYDYAFMRTVPNMVIMAPKDENECRQMLHTAYLYNGPAAVRYPRGNGVGVEIQQQMTALEIGKAEIVASFNEFQEEQISILAFGSRVSVAVEAAQTLAASHEVGVRVVNMRFVKPLDEQIIEQLAATTSLFVTVEEHAVMAGAGSAVNEYLAQAQIVKPILNLGLADIFMHQASHAQMLQQAGLDAKGIEKSVELAWSKLVQSVS
- the aroE gene encoding shikimate dehydrogenase — translated: MSKQFAVIGNPIEQSRSPELHHAFAKKTGINLSYSKRLAPLDGFAANIEEFFAQGGMGMNVTVPFKEQAFAACAVLTERAKIAKAVNTLWMQDGKLYGDNTDGQGLVDAIKALEWNLTDAEILIIGAGGATRGVIYPLVQAGAKKIVIANRTLARAEQLVTDLRPAVPQATLEATSLNDLAGHFEIVINATSASLTGDALVLPEALQFEYAYEMAYGKPSSFLDQAKTRGVPTSEGYGMLVGQAIEAFYIWNGIKPELKDFL
- the hemN gene encoding oxygen-independent coproporphyrinogen III oxidase, with amino-acid sequence MTRSLIQKYNVPGPRYTSYPTVPYWEAEPFSLDLWKQSLKRSFDESNSSEGISLYIHLPFCESLCTFCGCHKRVTKKHEMEQPYIQAVLKEWDLYCQLLVTKPKIKEIHLGGGTPTFFSVEHLQQLIQGILAKAEVAAEHEFSFEGHPNNTTREHLQALYDLGFRRVSYGVQDYNETVQKAIHRMQPFEHVQRVTEWAREIGYTSISHDLVFGLPFQSLQDVLNTIDQTNRLRPDRLAFYSYAHVPWIKGNGQRGFKDADVPKDEIKRQCYEEGKNKLLAQGYHEIGMDHFALEKDSMCQSFKQGTLHRNFMGYTASKTQVMIGLGISSISDSWYSFAQNEKKLEDYYARLEQNEIPVVKGHVLSTEDLMIRKHILNLMCTFTTSWASKEMQFPELPEVLRQLAEMQQDQLLQIDEQGITVTEQGKPFVRNICMAFDLRLKRRVPENRIFSMTI